The genomic region CCTGGAAGTGACCCACGCCGGCACGCCGTTGATCTGGACCGGGGTGTTGCAGGAAATCACTCAGGGCCAGGTGCTGAGTTTTTCCCTGGCCTTGCTGGTCGTCACGCTGATGATGATGTACTGGCTCAAATCGGTGCGCCTCGGGGTGCTCGGCATGCTGACCTTGCTGACCACCTCGGTGACGGTCTACGGCTTCATGTTCCTGTTCGGCATCGAGCTGAACATCGGCACGACGCTGGTGACGTTCCTGGTGGTCGGTGTGGTCGATTACGCAGTGCACCTGCTGTCGCGCATCAAGTTGCTGGTGCAGCAGGGCATTGAGATCGACGCGGCTATTTTGCAGGCGATGCACAGCGTCGGTCGTTCGACGGTGATCAACGTGGTGATCTTCTCTGTCGGCTTCATGGCGCTGCTGTTTTCCGACTTCAAGCCGATTGTCGATCTCGGTGCACTGGTGGCGATGGCGCTGTTTTCCAGCGGGGTCATGACCATTGTCCTGGTGACGCTGGTGTCACCGTGGTTCTTTGCGGCGATTGCGCCGGTGCATGCGCCGGTTCCAGCACTGCATACAGAGGGAGAGACGGTGCCGGGCTGATTCGCCAACGACCGGGCGCGCCTGCCCTGAGGCGGCAGGCGAGCTTGGTCATGCGGCGCAGCAGGGTTTTCAGTTCAGAGTAGTGCCCGGGTTTTTTTCGCCATAACGGGCGATGCGTTCGAACTGACATTCCTGGCGGGCGTCGTTGAGGTTGTGTTCAAACGCCTCGAGGCCATCATGCAATTGCTGCAAATCGCCGATCTGGGTCACCAGTTCGGCTTTTTTTTCGGCGATGGCTCGTTGCGCCATGTCCCACGGGAATTCGTCGCCGCGGTAGTTGTTGAGGATCACCTGCAGCTCTTTGAGCTTGAAGCCCAGTTGCTGGGCGCACTTGATGAACGTCAACACCTCGACACTTTGCTGGCTGTAGATGCGGTATTTGCCTTCACGCTTGGGCTCGGGCAACAGGCCGATTTCTTCGTAATGGCGAATGCTTTTGACAGTGGTGCCCGACAGCTGGGCGGCTTTGCCGATATACATAAAGGTCCGTCTCGATGGTCAAACATAGCGTAGCGCGATCGGGCGTCATGCCGGATCGGCGGCGATTATATGTCCAATACCATCTGAAAATTGCAACTGCGCGTAAATGACGTGCACAGGCGACGGACGGGCTCGTGAAGGGAACCCGAAGAGGCACTGACGGCGGCAGGTGCGCCGTCAGTTGAGGCGGCTGGAAAACCTTAGACGGCGGCGGTCACGCGCGCCTTTTCCAGCCAGGCATCGCGCTGGTTTGGCTTGGAGCCAAGGATCGGCCCGAAGGTCAGCGTCTTCAGTGGCTTGATGCCGCAGAATTCCAGCGTGGTCTTGCGCATCTGATTCAGCCCCGGCATGCCATAGATCCATTTGTAGTACCAGTACGGCGTGTCCATGGTCACCAGCAAATGCGCGGTGCGGCCCTTGAGCAGCTTGTCGGGGAAGGCTTTGCCTTCGCGGTATTTGAAAGCGAAACCCGGCAGGAAAATCCGGTCGACGAAGCCTTTCAACAGTGCCGGAATCCCGCCCCACCAGATCGGATAGACGAATGTCAGGTGCTCGGCCCAGGTGATATCGGCCTGCGCTTGCAGCAGGTCCGGCTCCAGTGGCTGCACCTTGTTGTAGCCTTCGTGCAGGACCGGGTCGAACTCCAGTGCATCCAGACGCAACAGCCGCACCTCATGCCCGGCGTCCTTGGCGGCCTGAACGTAAGTCTCACTCAATGCCCCGCAAAAGCTGTCGGTGGAGGGGTGACCCAGAATCACGAGCATTCGTTTGCTCATTGTGTGTACTCCTGAAATGAAGCGCACAGGATAGAGTCTGCCCCTAGCGGTAGAGTCAAGGCACCAGCGCATCAAACAAGGCCCGGGCGTAACCGGGCAGGTGGTCGAAGTCGCGTGCGCACAGTTGCAAGGTGCGATGCGCCCAGACTTCGTCCAGCGGCCGGCACGTTACCGAGTGCACTGCCGCCCAGCGCTCGATGGCCACCTTGGGCACGATGGCCAGCCCCGCACCTCGCGCCACCATGCGCATGACGCCCTCGAAGCCATCGGCGCGGATCCGGATCGACATGCGCTGGCCGATGTGCAGCGCTTGTTCCTCCAGGTGAATCGCCAGCGCGCTGTGGCTGCCAAGCGCGACATAGTCGTGCGCCAGGGTTTCACCAAACGTCAGTGACGGCCGACTCGCCAGAGCATGGTCAGGGGGCAGGATCAGTACCAATGGATCGTCGCGAAAGGGCCGGGTTTGCAGGCCATGGGTGTCGACCGCATCGGAGACAATCCCGAGGTCCGCCGCGCCTTGGCGCAAGGCGTGGGTGATGCGCGCGCTGGGCAGTTCCTGCAAGTCGATGTCGAGATTGGGATGATCGCGCAGGAAGTCCGCGAGTACTTCCGGCAGGTATTCGGTGATCGCGGTCGTGTTGCACAGCAAGCGCACCTGACCTTTGACGCCTTGGGCATAGTCGGCCAGATCCTGCTGCAGGCGTTCGGCTTGTTGCAGAAGGATGCGCGCATGCTGGGCGAGGGCTTTGCCGGCCGGTGTCGGCGTGACGCCACGGCGCCCGCGCTCGAGAAAATCGACGCCAAGCGAGGCTTCCATGGCGCGGATTCTGGCGCTGGCAGCGGCCAGGGATAAATGGCTGCGGGCGGCGCCGGCGGTGATGTTGCCGGTGTCGAGGATGTGCAGGTAGAGGCGCAGGTCGGTGAGGTCGAATTGCATGATTGGCAGCCTCTGGTTTTTGTGGTGTCTGGGCTGGCCCTTTCGCGAGCAGGCTCGCTCCCACAGGGGATTTGGTACGACACCCATCCAATGTGGGAGCGAGCCTGCTCGCGAATGGGCCAGAAGCCTCAATGGAAAAATCAGCCTCTTGCTAAAAGAGAGGCAGCCTCAGTATATGGCAGATTTTCAGCCAACTCCGACTGGCGCACAGTAGCGCCATGAACACGCTCACAGATTTCTACCAGCACCTCGGCCTGGCCCTGTCCCTGCTGGTCATCATGACCTTCATCCTCGCCGGTCTGATCAAAGGCGTCATCGGCCTCGGCCTGCCCACCGTCGCCATGGGCTTGCTCGGTCTGGCTATGGCGCCGTCGCAGGCAGCCGCGTTGCTGATCATCCCGGCAACCCTGACCAATGTCTGGCAACTCGCCTTTGGTGGTCACCTCAAAGGACTGATCAAGCGCCTGTGGCCAATGCTGCTGATGATCTTCCTCGGCACCGCTATCGGCACGTTGTCGATCGGCATGACGGGCGGGCATTGGGTGGTGCGCGGGTTGGGCGCGGCGCTGTTGCTTTATGCGTTGAGCGGTTTGTTTCTGCCAACGCTGAGCGTCAATCCACGCCATGAAGGTTGGCTGGGGCCGGCGTGCGGTTTGATCACCGGTGTCATCACCTCGGCCACCGGCGTGTTTGTGATTCCGGCGGTGCCGTACCTGCAAGCGCTGGGCTTGAATCGCGATCAACTGGTGCAGGCGCTGGGCCTGTCTTTCACCGTTTCGACGTTGGCGCTGGCCGCTGGATTGCTCTGGCGTGGCGCCCTCGGTGGCGGCGAACTGAGTGCTTCGCTGCTGGCGCTGATCCCGGCCATTCTCGGTATGTTGCTGGGCCAATGGCTGCGCGAACGGATCAGCGCCGTGTTGTTCAAACGGGTGTTCTTTGTCGGTATGGGCGCGCTCGGCGCGCACTTGTTGATCAGCGGTTAGCCGAGGCTTCGCTGAGCATTTCGATCTGGCGGATATCGAAATCGCGCTCCAGATAGTCCATGCGCTGTTCAAAGAAAGCCTTCATGTGCGGCAAATTCGAATGCACGTCCAGGTGCGCCTGGGAGGCCCAGATCTCGTAGAAGATAAACAGCGTCGGATCTTCCTTATCACGCAGCATGTGGTACTCGATGCAACCTGGCTCGGCGCGGCTCGGTTCGACGTAGGCGCGAAACAGCGCTTCGAAAGCCTCGGACTGTTCCGGTCGGGTCTTGGCGTGCAGGATAAAACCCAAGCGTTCACTCATCACAACGACTCCTCACATTCAGAATGCTGCGGATGTTATTGCAACAATCGGCGATGGATTCGTGCTTTTTGATCAAATGTATTTTGCGCAATCGGGCCTTATTCCGCGCGAGGCGGATCGTTAATCTGCCGCCATTCCAGTTTCCCTTCTCCATCCAGCCCAATGGCTGCGCCGAGGCTTTCTCATGAAAAAAGTGCTGTTGCTCAATGGCGGTAAAAAATTCGCTCACTCCGACGGTCGCTACAACACCACCCTGCACGAAGCGGCGTTAAGCGTGCTCGATCGCGGCGGTGTCGACGTCAAGACCACCTTCATCGACGAGGGCTATGACGTCGCTGAAGAAGTGGCCAAATTTCTCTGGGCCGACGTGATCATTTATCAGATGCCCGGCTGGTGTATGGGCGCGCCGTGGACGGTGAAAAAGTACCTCGACGAAGTCTTCACCGAAGGCCACGGCAGCCTCTACGCCAGCGATGGCCGCACTCGTTCCGATGCTTCGCAGAAGTACGGCAGCGGTGGCCTGATTCAGGGTAAGCAATACATGCTGTCGCTGACCTGGAACGCACCGCAGCAGGCCTTCGATGACCCGACTGATTTCTTTGAGGCCAAAGGTGTTGATGCGGTGTACTTCCCGTTTCACAAGGCCAACGAGTTTCTCGGTATGACCGGGTTGCCGACGTTCCTCTGTGTCGACGTGATGAAACGGCCGAACATCGAGGCAGATGTGGCGCGTTATGAGCAGCATTTGACCGAGGTGTTTGGCCTCAAGGCTTGAGTGTTTCAAGCTACTATCGGTGGTAACAGCAAAAGATCGCAGCCTTCGGCAGCTCCTACAGGAACCCATTTCCATGTAGGAGCTGCCGAAGGCTGCGATCTTGGCGATCTCAAAGAGGACACCCGTGAAAGCCAGATCCGATGAGTTGCAGATTTTCGTCTGCGTGATCGAGTGCGGTTCGATCTCCGCCGCCGCCGAGCAGGTCGGGCAAACGCCTTCGGCGGTTAGCCGCACGTTGTCGAAGCTGGAAGCCAAGCTCGACACCACGCTGATCAACCGCACCACGCGGCGCATGGACCTGACCGAGGAGGGCAAGTATTTCTTCGAGCAAGCCAAGCTTATTCTCGATCAGATGGAGCAACTCGAAGAACGCCTGTCTTCGCGCCAGCAAACACCGTCCGGTCGCTTGCGAATCAACGCCGCATCACCGTTCATGCTCCATGCGGTGGTCCCGTACATCGACGAATTCCGTCGGCTCTATCCGGACATCCAGCTCGAACTCAACAGCAATGACCTGATCATTGACCTGCTGGAACAAAGCACCGACGTCGCCATCCGTATCGGCACCCTCGCTGACTCGACGCTGCACGCGCGCTCGCTCGGCTGCAGCCCGCTGCTGATCGTCGCCAGCCCCGCCTACCTGGAAAAACATGGCGCCCCGCAGCAAGTGGCCGATCTGAGCGAACACACCTTGCTCGGCTTCACCCAGAATGAAGGTCTCAACCAATGGCCGCTGCGCTATGTGCACGGCGACCGCTGGCCGATCACCCCGGCCATCAGCGCCTCCAGCGGCGAGACCGTGCGCCATCTGGCGCTGGAAGGGCAGGGCATCGCTTGCCTGTCGCACTTCATGACCATTGACGACATTCGTGCCGGGCGCCTGAAGGTCCTGCTCGGCGAATTCAACAGCGGTTATCGCCAGCCGATCAACGCCGTGTACTACCGTAACTCGCAACTGGCGCTGCGCATTCAGTGCTTCCTCGACTTTATCCAGAGCAAACTCGCTGCTTACGCCAGCGCCGATTTCAAGGGCTGATTCGTGACCTCTGCGCAAGAGTGAATTGGGCGAGGGCGGGTTTTTCCCTCCGACCCACAGGTCGATACTCGTCCCATCACTTACTCACGCAGGGAATTACTCCATGAACGTATTCGTCACCGGCGCTGCCGGTTTTATCGGCGGCTCGATCGCTACCGGTCTGGTCAAGGCCGGGCACAAAGTCACAGGCCTGGTGCGCAGCGCCGAACAGGCTGAAGAGCTGAAAGCCATCGGGATTACCCCGGTCATCGGCACTCTCGACGACAAGGCACTGCTCGCCGAACAGGCTCGCGCTGCCGACGCAGTGATCAACGCCGCCAGCAGTGACCATCGCGGTGCAGTCGAAGCCTTGCTCGACGCGTTGCGCGGCTCCAACAAAGTATTCCTGCACACCAGCGGTTCGAGCATCGTCGGTGATGCCTCGGGCGGTAAATCCAGCGATGTCATCTACTACGAGGACAATCTGCCGGAGCCGACCGTCGACAAGGCCGCCCGCGTGGCCATCGACAACCTGATCCTCGCGGCGGCGAAGGACGGCGTGAATTCCGCCGTTATCTGCAACACGCTGATCTACGGCCACAGCCTGGGCGTCAATCGCGACAGCGTGCAATTGCCACGACTGCTCAAGCAAGCACGCAAAAGCGGCGTGGTGCGCCACGTCGGTACCGGCCAGAACATCTGGTCCAACGTGCACATCGAAGACGTCGTCGCCCTCTACCTGCTGGCGCTGACCAAGAACGTACCGGGTACTTTCTACTTCGTCGAAAGCGGTGAAGCGTCGTTCATCGACATGACAACCGCCATGGCCGAAGCCCTCAATCTGGGCCAACCACAAGACTGGCCACTGAAAGACGCCGAAGCGGAATGGGGCTACGAAATGGCCAACTACGGCCTCGGCTCCAACAGCCGAGTGCGCGGCAAACACGCCCGCGAACTGCTGGGCTGGGTGCCGAAGCGCACGTCGGTGGTTGAATGGATTCGTAACGAAATGGTGTGATTGCCGTCTGGGCCGCGCTGGGCTTTGTGATCACCCTTTAGAACGGCTGCCATCGGGCAGCCGTTTTCGTTTCGGGCTTTGCGCTTGTGTCACGCCAGACCTATGGTGCTCTGAACATTGCCAGTTCAGCAGGTACAAGGATGATTGACCGTTATGACGCAGAAGGGGCGCAAAGCAGCTTTCAGCCCGGCTCGAATGAGCAAGTGCTGAGCAATAAACTGGGAATTATCGAACCCGAAGACATGGATGATGCAGAGCTGTTTTTGTTGGAAAAACTCTACCAATCTGTGCTCATCGAGCATTTGCCTGATCGATCAATCACTGTTCAGGATCTGAAGGATTGGCATCGACACTGGCTCGGGAACATCTATCCATGGGCGGGCGATGTCCGTGCGGTAAATTTGGGCAAGGATGGATTTTTCTTCGCTGCTGCGCCGCAGATTCCTCGATTGCTCGATGGATTTGAAAAGGACTGCCTGTCCAAATACACGCCATGTGGTCCCGATTTGGATGAGAACCTGATTCGCGCCATCGCTGTAACGCACGTCGAGTTCATCCTGATTCATCCCTTTCGTGAAGGTAACGGACGCTTGTCGCGATTACTGGCGGATGTCATGGCCGTACAGGCGGGCTACGTGCCGCTGGACTACAGCAGTTGGGAGCGAAACAAAGAGGCTTATTTTGCAGCCATCAACCAAGGGCTGAACTGCAACTACGAACCCATGGAGTATTGGGTCCGGCAGGCATTATGGACTTGAGGCGGGGCTACTTGGCCAAGGACAAGTGCAGGAACTTACTGGACCTGAGTTTGAGTTTGCGCTCAATGGTCTCCACGCTTTGACCCGTCTCGATGGCTGTCGAGCTGGCGATTGCGCGGATCAACGTTTCGGTTGTCAGTTTTTTTTTGGTGCGAGGCGTGGGGCTCATGGCAGGGACTCCGCGGAGGTTGTCAGGCGAGTATAGCGTTTGGCTGGATTTGAAAAATATAAGGTATGGCTGGACACCGAACCGGTGGGAGCTGGCTTGCCAGCGATAGCGGTCGGCCAGTCAGCATCTAAATTGAATGTGCAGCCATCATCGCTGGCAAGCCAGCTCCCACAGTTTTTGCACATTCTGTCTGACAGTGCGCGATCAAAACTGTGGGAGCGAGCCTGCTCGCGAAAGCGGTTTTTCAGTCGATAGAGATGTTGAATGTGAAGCCGCCTTCGCGAGCAGGCTCGCTCCCACATTGGTTTCTCGTTCACCGAAAAGCCATGTAAATCCCGCCCTACGATTTTCATTAATCACGACAAGACATATCCATTAGCGACACGTCTTGCCTCTCCACGAAAATTACTTTCATGCGGTTTGAAATCTCGATCTCGAAATGATTTATGAGTTTCACAACCCATTCGAACGTGACCCTTTCGAGGAGTACCGCATGACGCCTTCCTTCGGCTATTGGCTGCTGGTGTATGCCGCCGTTGCCATCATCGCGCTGATCGTGTTGATCGCCCGTTACCGGCTCAACCCGTTCATCGTCATCACCCTGATTTCCATTGGTCTTGCGCTGGTCGCGGGGATGCCGCCGTCGGGTGTGGTGGGGGCGTATGAGGCCGGGGTGGGCAAGACGCTGGGGCATATTGCGCTGGTGGTCGCGCTGGGGACGATGCTCGGCAAGATGATGGCCGAGTCCGGTGGTGCCGAGCAGATGGCGCGCACGCTGATCGATAAATTCGGCGAGAAGAACGCGCACTGGGCGATGGTCTGCATCGCCTTTCTGGTCGGGCTGCCGCTGTTCTTCGAGGTCGGTTTTGTGTTGCTGGTGCCGATTGCATTCACTGTGGCGCGGCGCGTTGGCGTGTCGATTCTGATGGTCGGTTTGCCGATGGTTGCCGGCCTCTCAGTGGTGCATGCGCTGGTGCCGCCACACCCGGCGGCGATGCTCGCGGTGCAGGCGTATCAGGCGTCGGTCGGGCAGACCTTGCTGTATGCGATCGCCATCGGCATTCCCACCGCGATCATTGCCGGGCCGCTGTACGCCAAATTCATCGTGCCGCGCATTCAGCTGCCGGCGGATAACCCGCTGGAAAAACAATTCCTCGACCGCGAACCGCGCGACAAACTACCGGGTTTCGGCATCACCATGGCGACCATTCTGTTGCCGGTGGTGTTGATGCTGATCGGTGGCTGGGCCAACCTGATTTCCACGCCGGGCAGCGGCTTCAACCAGTTCCTGTTGTTCATCGGCAACTCGGTGATTGCCTTGCTGCTGGCGACCTTGTTGAGTTTCTGGACACTGGGTATTGCTCAGGGTTTCAACCGCGAATCGATCCTCAAATTCACCAACGAATGCCTGGCGCCGACCGCCAGTATCACCCTGCTGGTGGGCGCTGGCGGTGGCTTGAACCGGATTCTGGTCGACGCTGGCGTCACCGATCAGATCGTCGGCCTCGCTCATGAATTTCACCTGTCGCCGCTGATCATGGGCTGGCTCTTCGCTGCGTTGATGCGCATCGCCACGGGTTCGGCGACCGTGGCCATGACCACCGCGTCCGGCGTGGTCGCGCCAGTGGCCATTGGTCTGGGTTATCCACACCCTGAACTGTTGGTGCTGGCGACCGGTGCTGGCTCGGTTATCTTTTCCCACGTCAACGACGGCGGCTTCTGGTTGATCAAGGAATACTTCAACATGACGGTCGCGCAGACGTTCAAGACCTGGACCGTGCTCGAGACGCTGATCTCGATAGTCGCGTTCGGCCTGACCGTCGGCCTTTCTTACCTGCTGTAACCGGAGCCCGCCGCCCATGGACATCCTCTACCAGATCCGCGCCCGTCAGGATTCCTTCAGCGCCGGTGAAGGCCGCATCGCCCGGCTGATGCTCGATGACGTTGGTTTCGCCGCCAGCGCCAGCCTCGAAGACCTCGCGCAACGCGCCGAAGTCAGCACCGCTACGCTGTCGCGTTTTGCCCGCACGGTCGGCTGTCGCGACCTGCGTGATCTGCGCCTGCAACTGGCTCAGGCCAGCGGCGTCGGCAGCCGTTTTCTCGACCCAGCGGGCACGCCTGAACAGTCGGCGTTCTATGGGCAGATTGTCGGCGACATCGAAACCACGCTGCGCCAGCATCTGGCCGGATTCGACGAGTCACGCTTTGCCGATGCGGTGAAGATGCTCGGCCAGGCACGAATGATTCACGCCTTCGGCCTGGGCGGTTGCTCGACCCTGTGTAGCGACGAATTGCAGGTTCGGCTGGTGCGCCTCGGCTACCCGATTGCCGTGTGCCATGACGCGGTGATGATGCGCGTCACCGCCGCCAGCCTGAACGCCGAGCAAGTGCTCATCGTTTGTTCGCTGACCGGCATCACTCCGGAGCTGCTCGAGACGGTCGAACTGGCGCGCAACTACGGCGCACGCATTCTAGCGATCACCCGCGCCGATTCGCCGCTGGCGCAACTGGCCGACATCGTCCTGCCGCTGCAAGGCGCAGAAACCTCGTTCATCTACAAACCGACGGCGGCGCGCTACGGCATGTTGCTCGCCATCGACGTGCTGGCGACCGAGCTGGCGCTGGCCAATCCTGAAGACAATCAAGAACGTCTGCGGCGGATCAAACTCGCCCTCGATGAATACCGTGGCGGCGACGATCACCTGCCGCTGGGAGACTGACATGCTGTACGACACCCTGATTCGCAATGCCCTGCTCATCGATGGCAGCAACATGCCCGGTTACCGCGCCGATGTTGCTATTCGCGCGGGCCGCATCGAGCGTATCGGCGACTTGCAAGATGCCACGGCGACCGAAGAAATCGACGCGGCCGGTCGTGTGCTGGCGCCGGGTTTCATCGATGTGCACACCCACGACGACACTGTGGTCATTCGCCAGCCGGAGATGTTGCCCAAACTCAGTCAAGGCGTGACCACGGTGATTGTCGGCAACTGCGGGATCAGCGCTTCGCCCGTGACACTGAAGGGCAATCCGCCGGATCCGATGAACCTGCTCGGTACAGCGGCGGCGTTTGTTTATCCACGCTTCAGTGATTATCGTGCGGCGGTGGAAGCGGCCAATACCACGTTGAACGTGGCTGCACTGATTGGCCATACGGCGCTGCGCAGCAATCATCTGGATGACCTGTTCCGCACAGCGACGCCAGAAGAAATCGCCGCGATGCGCGAGCAGTTACGCGAAAGCCTTGAGCACGGTGCGTTGGGTTTATCCACAGGTCTGGCGTACGCCAGCGCCTACAACGCCTCCACCGATGAAGTGATGCAACTGACCGAAGAACTGACGGCGTTCGGCGCGGTGTACACCACTCATTTACGCAGCGAATTCGCGCCGGTTCTGGAAGCGATGGATGAAGCGTTCAGCATCGGTCGACACTCGCGTTCACCGGTGATTATTTCCCACCTCAAATGTGCTGGCGTCGGTAATTGGGGGCGCAGTCCGCAATTGCTCGCCTCATTGGAGGAAGCAGCGAAAACTCACCCGGTCGGTTGCGATTGCTACCCGTATGCAGCGAGTTCATCGACGCTGGATTTGAAGCAAGTCACCGATGCGCATCGCATCACCATCACCTGGTCGACGCCGCACCCCGAGGTCAGCGGCCGTGACCTGATCGACATTGCCGCCGAATGGAACGTGCCACTGCTCGATGCCGCGAAATGCTTGCAACCGGCGGGTGCGGTGTATTACGGGATGGACGAGGCGGATGTCAGACGAATCCTCGCGCATCCGTTGTCGATGGTCGGTTCTGACGGACTGCCGGAAGACCCGTTCCCGCATCCGCGTCTGTGGGGCGCTTTCCCACGGGTGTTAGGACATTTCAGTCGCGACGTCGGCCTGTTTCCGCTGCACACCGCCGTGCACAAGATGACCGGGTTGTCGGCGGCGCGATTTGGGTTGAAGGAAAGAGGCGAGATTCGTGAAGGCTATTGGGCGGATCTGGTGTTGTTCAATCCGGCGACCGTGCGTGATGTCGCGGATTTCAATGATCCGCAACGGGCCGCGCAGGGGATTGATGGGGTTTGGATTAATGGCGTGTTGAGTTATCGCGACGGGCAGGCGAATGGTCGCAGGGAAGGGCGGTTTCTCGCACGCGATGGGAATTTACGCGACGGGTTTAAGTGATTCTGCTGACGTCAAAAGATCGCAGCCTTCGGCAGCTCCTACATGGGAATGCGACCTTCTGTAGGAGCTGCCGAAGGCTGCGATCTTTTGAACTGTGTCTCATAGTGGCACTGTGCAATTAAAGAAACGCCAGCCCAAGCCGAATTGCTGACATCCACCCCGTCTACACTGTGGGGCCAACCAGTCAGGGAGCACCCCATGAGCTTCGGCAAAACCACCCCGATCCTGCGGATCTTCGATGAAGCCAAGGCTGTCGAGTTTTACGTCGATTTTCTGGGTTTCAAGATCGACTGGCAGCATCGCTTCGAGGCGAATTTTCCGTTGTATCTGCAGGTGTCGCGCGGTGAATGTGTGCTGCATTTGTCCGAGCATCATGGCGATGCGTGCCCGGGTTCGGCGCTGCGTATCGAGACCGATGAGCTGGAGGCGTTTCAGCAACAGTTGGTGGCCAAGGATTACAAGTTTTCGCATCCGGGTATTCAGGCGATGCCGTGGGGGAGTCAGGACATGACCATCGTCGATCCGTTTGGTAATCGGTTGGTGTTCACCAATGCGATCAGCCTCTGAAGCGAAAAGCCCCTCACCCTAACCCTCTCCCAGAGGGAGAGGGGACTGACCGAGGTGTCTGGCGCTAGACATCGACCTGAAAGATCTGCATCGATTATGGATGGCCCTCACCCTAGCCCTCTCCCAGAGGGAGAGGGGACCGATTCGGGGATGCTTGAGAGATACACCGACCTGAACCTGCTCGGTCGAATCCATAATCGACTCGGTCATTCAGGTCGATGTCTAGCGCCAGACACCTCGGTCGGCCCCCTCTCCCTCCGGGAGAGGGCTGGGGTGAGGGGAAATGGCACACCGCAAAAAGAAGCCCGCCACCTAACCATCACAGTTGGGGTCGCGGGCTTTTTCGTTAGTCGGTCGGCACTAACCTGTCCAACACGCGATTGACGGCCATTTCCGCCACCATCACCACTTGCGCTGTGTTCCCTTTGTTGAGCGGCCACCCTTTGGCTACTAAACGAAAGGGTGGCAGCTGTACGCAGGTTAGTAGACCGGGGAACTCAGCTAAGCCGGCGCGCCGAAGCGCCCTGCGTACAGCCACCATCAAGCTCAGATACGCGAGTACCTGTGATGAATGTACGACCAGCAGAATTACCTCCGGGCTACTAAACCCGATCACTGGGAATCAGTGACGCAATCAAGTTACGCAGCATGCTCCGGGCGCACAAGCCGGCGGATTCTGGCGCAGGCGTAGGCAGTGGCGCAAGGATTTGTGGGCTGTTTCGCGTAACGCTGAGTGTCTTTAAACAACTGGGGTGCGGGATGTTTATTGCGCTCAAGTATCGAAGATTTACCTGTAGGAATTGGGTGCGGCAACTGGCGCATTCGCGAGCAGGCTCGCTCCCACAGTTGATCTCCGTTGTTCACAAAGTTGATGTTCACCGCCGACCCAATGTGGGAGCGAGCCTGCTCGCGAAGAGGCCCGAACATTCACCCCCGATGCATCTGCCGAAACTCCCCCGGCGGCATCCCTCGCCGACTCTTGAACGTGCGATGAAACGACCTCGGTTCGGTAAACCCCAGATACTGCGCAATGTCCTGAATCGGCAGCGTGCTGTTGAGCAAATAATGCTCAGCCAGTTCCTGGCGCAGATCATCGAGAATCTGCTGATACGACGTCCCCGCCTGATGCAACTGCCGCTGCAATGTGCGCACTGAAACGGCGAGCTGCTCGGCGACCTGCTCCTTGCGCGGCAAACCCTCCTTGAGCAACTGCCGCAGGATGTTCTTCACCTGCTGCTCAAGCGACGCATCCTCCAGCGTCGCCATCAATCCCAACGCATGTTCTTCCAGCGTGCGCAGCAACTGCGCATCCGCCTGACGCAACGGCAACTGCAAATACGCCAACGGCACGACCAGCGCTGAATACGGTTGATCAAACAACACCGGGCAATCGAAAAAAGCTTCGTACTGCGCCG from Pseudomonas tensinigenes harbors:
- a CDS encoding NAD-dependent epimerase/dehydratase family protein, coding for MNVFVTGAAGFIGGSIATGLVKAGHKVTGLVRSAEQAEELKAIGITPVIGTLDDKALLAEQARAADAVINAASSDHRGAVEALLDALRGSNKVFLHTSGSSIVGDASGGKSSDVIYYEDNLPEPTVDKAARVAIDNLILAAAKDGVNSAVICNTLIYGHSLGVNRDSVQLPRLLKQARKSGVVRHVGTGQNIWSNVHIEDVVALYLLALTKNVPGTFYFVESGEASFIDMTTAMAEALNLGQPQDWPLKDAEAEWGYEMANYGLGSNSRVRGKHARELLGWVPKRTSVVEWIRNEMV
- a CDS encoding Fic/DOC family protein encodes the protein MIDRYDAEGAQSSFQPGSNEQVLSNKLGIIEPEDMDDAELFLLEKLYQSVLIEHLPDRSITVQDLKDWHRHWLGNIYPWAGDVRAVNLGKDGFFFAAAPQIPRLLDGFEKDCLSKYTPCGPDLDENLIRAIAVTHVEFILIHPFREGNGRLSRLLADVMAVQAGYVPLDYSSWERNKEAYFAAINQGLNCNYEPMEYWVRQALWT
- a CDS encoding GntP family permease, with amino-acid sequence MTPSFGYWLLVYAAVAIIALIVLIARYRLNPFIVITLISIGLALVAGMPPSGVVGAYEAGVGKTLGHIALVVALGTMLGKMMAESGGAEQMARTLIDKFGEKNAHWAMVCIAFLVGLPLFFEVGFVLLVPIAFTVARRVGVSILMVGLPMVAGLSVVHALVPPHPAAMLAVQAYQASVGQTLLYAIAIGIPTAIIAGPLYAKFIVPRIQLPADNPLEKQFLDREPRDKLPGFGITMATILLPVVLMLIGGWANLISTPGSGFNQFLLFIGNSVIALLLATLLSFWTLGIAQGFNRESILKFTNECLAPTASITLLVGAGGGLNRILVDAGVTDQIVGLAHEFHLSPLIMGWLFAALMRIATGSATVAMTTASGVVAPVAIGLGYPHPELLVLATGAGSVIFSHVNDGGFWLIKEYFNMTVAQTFKTWTVLETLISIVAFGLTVGLSYLL
- a CDS encoding MurR/RpiR family transcriptional regulator; amino-acid sequence: MDILYQIRARQDSFSAGEGRIARLMLDDVGFAASASLEDLAQRAEVSTATLSRFARTVGCRDLRDLRLQLAQASGVGSRFLDPAGTPEQSAFYGQIVGDIETTLRQHLAGFDESRFADAVKMLGQARMIHAFGLGGCSTLCSDELQVRLVRLGYPIAVCHDAVMMRVTAASLNAEQVLIVCSLTGITPELLETVELARNYGARILAITRADSPLAQLADIVLPLQGAETSFIYKPTAARYGMLLAIDVLATELALANPEDNQERLRRIKLALDEYRGGDDHLPLGD
- a CDS encoding N-acyl-D-amino-acid deacylase family protein; the encoded protein is MLYDTLIRNALLIDGSNMPGYRADVAIRAGRIERIGDLQDATATEEIDAAGRVLAPGFIDVHTHDDTVVIRQPEMLPKLSQGVTTVIVGNCGISASPVTLKGNPPDPMNLLGTAAAFVYPRFSDYRAAVEAANTTLNVAALIGHTALRSNHLDDLFRTATPEEIAAMREQLRESLEHGALGLSTGLAYASAYNASTDEVMQLTEELTAFGAVYTTHLRSEFAPVLEAMDEAFSIGRHSRSPVIISHLKCAGVGNWGRSPQLLASLEEAAKTHPVGCDCYPYAASSSTLDLKQVTDAHRITITWSTPHPEVSGRDLIDIAAEWNVPLLDAAKCLQPAGAVYYGMDEADVRRILAHPLSMVGSDGLPEDPFPHPRLWGAFPRVLGHFSRDVGLFPLHTAVHKMTGLSAARFGLKERGEIREGYWADLVLFNPATVRDVADFNDPQRAAQGIDGVWINGVLSYRDGQANGRREGRFLARDGNLRDGFK
- a CDS encoding glyoxalase superfamily protein, with the translated sequence MSFGKTTPILRIFDEAKAVEFYVDFLGFKIDWQHRFEANFPLYLQVSRGECVLHLSEHHGDACPGSALRIETDELEAFQQQLVAKDYKFSHPGIQAMPWGSQDMTIVDPFGNRLVFTNAISL